A portion of the Drosophila innubila isolate TH190305 chromosome 3L unlocalized genomic scaffold, UK_Dinn_1.0 0_D_3L, whole genome shotgun sequence genome contains these proteins:
- the LOC117787449 gene encoding uncharacterized protein C16orf52 homolog A, protein MDKLTTISATLFMAADVFAIVSLALPDWIITEEAGDIRLGLMWTCMTLYNRPQVCYTPDLQPEWLIALVCIFIGCICITTTVILLASSTWDRNVIPYARWVGFAAMVLFCMAAVVFPLGFHIEEIGGQAYQLPNTFKIGISYIMFVLALWITVVSELFAGKVCLPHF, encoded by the exons ATGGACAAGTTAACAACAATCAGTGCCACGCTGTTCATGGCTGCCGATGTATTTGCCATTGTGAGTCTGGCGCTGCCCGATTGGATAATTACGGAGGAGGCTG GTGATATCCGCCTAGGACTTATGTGGACCTGCATGACGTTGTACAATCGGCCGCAAGTTTGCTATACGCCTGACCTGCAACCGGAATGGCTAATAGCGCTTGTCTGCATTTTCATTGGGTGCATTTGCATCACGACGACCGTAATACTGCTCGCTTCCAGCACTTGGGACCGCAATGTTATTCCATATGCCCGCTGGGTGGGATTTGCGGCAATGGTACTATTCTGCATGGCAGCTGTTGTCTTTCCACTCGGTTTTCACATCGAAGAGATTGGCGGACAAGCATATCAGTTGCCAAATACGTTTAAAATCGGCATTTCCTATATAATGTTTGTGCTGGCACTGTGGATAACAGTTGTGTCTGAATTATTTGCAGGCAAAGTCTGTTTGCCCCACTTTTAA
- the LOC117788515 gene encoding trichohyalin has protein sequence MVPSECSCQPDMKAFESSSDSESNSTVMVKDGKLSSDGFEEDQTSGKVDESQVQSSEQNNDDSPNVPQKIHSLPIIEEDQTSEKKKENRSKEREVRQLVVEERLTLINEDQTSGKKEESRLREREDRPLVLEARHSLSIAETKKRRASVYCDGNLFIPKELARSEVHQRRYSSAVNTLDQISSNRDYCIRMLKFPVGLGRARYVAQQLRRKKSKERKLRTEIELERHVDTSETELGIKEEPISIPNITPEQSDTNQLYSDDECCIVLEEIVEANASETEDDGTDELIDRLSQQQLKKASSLELRRPKDNELLADIQAEQHLPMFRWHFPVCDGSSIKMGLMEDSHNMNAEICVGFSEVDATATVAAAEQQESVEEQQRQQHVAAVPNRMPTATSCSQSFEPQVENLALRQHLMHRIILPRIHTEEFPQSTRVNNNTISLLNQNLQQHYVESLLPSELLQQYEKYAFIQTAPQEQQQSHTLRQQQSDSLWQQQQYQTAYQEQQHLEARREELQQLNAHYQRLKCQEDEQLRSLNKTLKDVYADRLLSERQHADYHRMFMHKMVESKKQEEHLQSQKEHIKRQLKAELGNLEQRIAEKRLQLQERNRAWQCQQHQYHQQQRHHQQQQHQQQQQHSTTATTAESSQDTCHSHKRHESCYTTLCTEGDDKNLI, from the exons ATGGTTCCCAGTGAATGCAGTTGCCAACCCGACATGAAGGCGTTTGAATCAAGCTCAGACTCTGAGTCCAATTCTACTGTAATGGTAAAAGACGGAAAACTGTCAAGCGATGG ATTCGAAGAAGATCAGACATCTGGGAAGGTGGATGAAAGTCAAGTACAGTCTTCAGAACAGAATAATGACGATAGTCCAAATGTTCCACAGAAAATACACTCACTTCCTAT CATCGAGGAAGATCAGACATCggaaaagaagaaagaaaatcgATCAAAAGAACGGGAGGTTAGACAACTTGTTGTGGAAGAAAGGCTAACTTT AATCAACGAAGATCAGACGTCGGGGAAGAAGGAAGAAAGTCGCTTAAGGGAACGGGAAGACAGACCACTTGTTTTAGAAGCAAGACACTCACTTTCAAT AGCCGAGACGAAGAAACGTCGTGCGAGTGTTTATTGTGacggaaatttatttattcccaAAGAACTGGCTCGAAGTGAGGTGCATCAGCGCAGATATTCCTCAGCTGTGAATACCCTAGATCAAATTAGCAGTAACCGTGATTACTGCATACGTATGCTAAAGTTTCCCGTAGGATTAGGTCGGGCTCGTTATGTGGCCCAACAACTGAGAAGGAAAAAGTCAAAAGAGCGAAAGCTGAGAACAGAAATTGAACTTGAGAGGCACGTGGACACATCGGAAACGGAATTAGGAATTAAAGAAGAACCTATTAGCATTCCCAATATAACTCCAGAGCAATCGGATACAAATCAACTGTACAGTGATGACGAATGTTGCATTGTTCTGGAAGAAATTGTTGAAGCAAATGCGTCAGAGACTGAGGACGATGGGACTGACGAATTGATTGACCGATTGTCCCAGCAGCAGCTTAAGAAAGCCTCTAGCTTGGAGTTAAG ACGTCCCAAGGATAATGAATTGCTAGCGGATATACAGGCTGAGCAACATTTACCCATGTTTCGTTGGCATTTTCCAGTCTGCGACGGCAGCAGTATTAAAATGGGTCTCATGGAAGATTCACACAATATGAATGCTGAAATTTGCGTGGGCTTCAGCGAAGTGGATGCcacagcaactgttgcagcgGCTGAACAACAGGAGAGTGTAGAAGAA CAACAACgtcagcaacatgttgctgctgttccaAACCGCatgccaacagcaacatccTGCTCTCAATCGTTTGAACCACAAGTTGAAAACTTGGCACTGCGACAACATTTAATGCATCGCATTATTTTGCCACGCATTCACACCGAGGAGTTTCCACAATCGACTAGAGTAAACAATAATACTATAAGTCTGCTGAATCAAAACCTGCAGCAGCACTATGTGGAATCTTTGCTGCCAAGCGAACTGCTGCAGCAATATGagaaatatgcatttatacaGACAGCACcacaggagcaacagcagtcACATACTTTGCGGCAGCAACAATCAGATTccttgtggcagcaacagcaatatcaAACCGCATATCAAGAGCAACAGCATTTGGAAGCTAGGCGAGAGGAGCTGCAGCAACTAAACGCGCATTATCAGCGCTTAAAGTGTCAGGAGGATGAGCAGCTAAGGAGCCTAAATAAAACCCTTAAGGATGTCTATGCTGATCGATTGCTCAGTGAGCGACAACATGCCGACTATCATCGAATGTTCATGCACAAAATGGTCGAGAGTAAAAAACAGGAGGAACACTTGCAATCACAGAAGGAGCACATAAAGAGGCAGTTAAAGGCTGAACTTGGCAATTTGGAGCAACGTATTGCAGAAAAGCGACTACAGTTGCAGGAGCGCAACAGGGCatggcaatgccaacaacaccaatatcatcagcagcagcgacatcatcagcagcagcaacatcaacagcagcagcaac ACTCtaccacagcaacaacggcagaATCCTCGCAGGACACATGCCACAGCCACAAACGTCATGAATCCTGCTACACAACACTTTGCACTGAAGGAGACGACAAGAATCTCATCTAG
- the LOC117787020 gene encoding ras guanine nucleotide exchange factor P, whose protein sequence is MFCTESCEHCINATSSGRILDLRKSSAQVQQESAQMGQQQQQQQQQQQQQQQQQLLTQQPCCNMYYGPMPPADLWLQNCESETPRVGMCFVTEGPEGLSIDCNVPIPNSFNLDEYKSQMLSFFASPGNNNGMPRNDCMPCCMPQPQPQSAASAENSCLDEHLLKSNKQAKFERSRRKSAQQQQPTSSECNFYPTAYQPSPDINSQMNIAPAVNVMADNQLLAYLSGLIAPMQAAATTPYQNLQTAPSCCLIEVHSFMPLQQQQQQQQQQQQQQQQQFQQQQQFQQQQQFQSQLSQQQQQQQQQQQQQQQQHQSTFAPHSQPLLRFELPCMLTGFRSSQACPELQLQSQPPFALQLLSLPGAISMPCIPQSTISPATSLSSKCSSTSTPKPPMPTPPPPPPPPPQSSCKIPCTIPATGPKKPILVNKKAASRNNIETQYSYARRTPNSTDNINGNWNRNGNGTGNGNGNCFMTQGWHCPCCSHYCCHPSMRLSADQHQRR, encoded by the exons ATGTTCTGCACTGAAAGTTGTGAGCACTGTATTAATGCGACCTCATCTGGTCGCATTTTGGACTTACGAAAGTCGTCTGCACAGGTGCAGCAGGAATCAGCTCAGATggggcaacagcagcaacaacagcagcagcaacagcagcagcaacaacagcagcaattgttAACACAACAGCCGTGTTGCAACATGTATTACGGTCCAATGCCACCAGCAGATTTGTGGTTGCAGAATTGTGAGTCGGAGACACCGCGAGTGGGCATGTGCTTTGTAACCGAGGGACCAGAGGGTTTAAg CATCGACTGTAATGTGCCCATACCGAACTCTTTTAATTTGGATGAGTATAAGAGTCAGATGCTATCATTCTTTGCATCGCCTGGTAACAACAATGGCATGCCACGTAATGACTGCATGccatgttgcatgccccaGCCTCAGCCACAGTCAGCAGCTTCTGCTGAAAACTCCTGCCTTGATGAGCATTTGTTAAAGTCCAACAAACAAGCAAAGTTTGAACGAAGCCGTAGAAAATCtgcgcaacagcaacaaccaacaTCCTCTGAGTGCAATTTTTATCCGACAGCTTATCAACCTTCGCCGGATATAAATTCACAAATGAATATAGCTCCTGCAGTGAATGTTATGGCGGATAATCAGTTGTTGGCTTACTTAAGTGGCTTAATTGCTCCCATGCAGGCGGCAGCAACCACACCCTATCAAAATTTGCAAACAGCGCCGTCATGCTGTCTTATTGAAGTTCACAGTTTTATGccactgcagcaacagcaacagcagcagcaacaacagcagcaacaacagcagcaacagtttcagcaacagcaacagtttcagcaacagcaacagtttcaATCACAGctgtcacaacagcaacaacagcagcaacaacagcaacaacaacaacagcagcaacatcagtcAACATTTGCTCCTCATTCTCAGCCATTATTGCGATTTGAATTGCCCTGCATGCTCACGGGATTCAGATCTTCACAGGCCTGCCCAGAGTTGCAGTTACAGTCACAGCCGCCTTTTGCCCTACAGCTGTTGTCATTGCCCGGTGCCATATCTATGCCTTGTATTCCACAATCAACAATATCCCCAGCAACATCACTATCTTCAAAGTGTTCGTCTACTTCAACTCCAAAGCCGCCAATGCCGACGCCTCCACCTCCGCCTCCACCTCCGCCGCAATCGTCGTGTAAGATTCCTTGTACGATTCCAGCAACTGGGCCTAAAAAACCAATTCTGGTCAATAAGAAGGCGGCTTCTCGCAACAATATAGAGACGCAATACTCTTATGCACGTAGGACTCCCAACTCAACGGATAATATCAATGGAAATTGGAATCGAAATGGCAATGGAACTGGCAATGGAAATGGCAATTGCTTCATGACCCAAGGTTGGCACTGTCCCTGCTGCTCTCATTACTGTTGCCATCCATCAATGCGTCTGAGTGCCGATCAGCATCAGCGAAGATAA
- the LOC117787021 gene encoding fibrinogen-like protein 1 isoform X2, giving the protein MEENKSNIQCNENISGSDPEKNWVNDSIKCMIQLLNIFFSAIEKKWLNLLTSTDNSIKTNMYELCHLLSTIIHDIDPDTEIAEQIAWMEPKLEKENDHIAMIEGKELQIALLESKISENDKLIAEIEPKIKDQDKQTEPKIENHEEHKAIIKNKDDQIAMLISDIKDINRQINKKDQTISKLNKQIQVYYKMHTKYEPKIKLIRFPSLEPFKPTWDNKIAGPGWIVIQRRTDGSISFDKNWNAWKDGFGDPNGDFWLGLERLHRITTYQQHELYIHMVNHNMKTRFAQYNNFVVGSVDEKYELKSLGSYKGDAGDEMRACEKSVFSVYYGLWNPYNSRPQINFNGKFYERTPTSDDPKDYLFWGRKCIQSVQMLVRPIENSN; this is encoded by the exons atggaAGAAAATAAGTCGAATATCCAGtgcaatgaaaatatttcgGGATCTGACCCAGAGAAGAATTGG GTAAAtgattcaattaaatgtatgATTCAGCTactaaacattttcttttccgCAATCGAAAAGAAATGGCTTAACTTATTGACCTCTACTGATAACTCAATAAAAACCAATATGTATGAATTGTGTCATCTATTATCCACAATCATACATGATATAGATCCAGATACAGAAATAGCTGAACAAATAGCGTGGATGGAACCCAAACTCGAGAAAGAAAACGATCATATTGCGATGATAGAAGGCAAAGAACTTCAGATAGCATTACTAGAATCGAAAATATCGGAAAATGATAAGCTAATAGCAGAGATAGAACCCAAAATTAAGGACCAAGACAAACAAA ctGAACCTAAAATAGAGAACCATGAAGAGCACAAGGCGATTATTAAAAACAAGGATGATCAGATAGCAATGCTAATATCAGACATAAAAGATAtcaatagacaaataaataaaaaagatcaAACAATA agtaaattaaataaacaaatccaAGTATATTACAAAATGCATACTAAATACGAacctaaaataaaactaatacgTTTTCCTAGTCTTGAGCCGTTTAAGCCAACCTGGGACAATAAAATCGCTGGACCAGGTTGGATTGTCATACAGCGTCGAACTGATGGAAGTATCAGCTTTGATAAAAATTGGAATGCTTGGAAAGATGGATTTGGTGATCCTAATGGAGATTTTTGGCTTGGACTGGAAAGGTTGCACAGAATAACAACATATCAACAACATGAGCTTTATATACACATGGTTAATCACAATATGAAAACAAGATTTGCGCAATATAACAACTTTGTTGTGGGCAGCGTTGATGAGAAATATGAACTAAAGTCATTGGGTTCTTATAAAGGAGATGCTGGTGATGAGATGCGGGCTTGTGAAAAATCAGTCTTTTCTGTCTACTATGGTCTGTGGAATCCATATAACTCTCGTCCTCAAAT tAACTTCAATGGGAAATTTTACGAAAGAACCCCTACATCGGACGATCCGAAAGATTACCTTTTTTGGGGACGCAAATGTATACAATCTGTACAAATGTTGGTAAGACCGATAGAAAATTCCAATTGA
- the LOC117787021 gene encoding angiopoietin-related protein 7-like isoform X1, translated as MEENKSNIQCNENISGSDPEKNWVNDSIKCMIQLLNIFFSAIEKKWLNLLTSTDNSIKTNMYELCHLLSTIIHDIDPDTEIAEQIAWMEPKLEKENDHIAMIEGKELQIALLESKISENDKLIAEIEPKIKDQDKQISMLEAQIKLMINEKDDLIENHEEHKAIIKNKDDQIAMLISDIKDINRQINKKDQTISKLNKQIQVYYKMHTKYEPKIKLIRFPSLEPFKPTWDNKIAGPGWIVIQRRTDGSISFDKNWNAWKDGFGDPNGDFWLGLERLHRITTYQQHELYIHMVNHNMKTRFAQYNNFVVGSVDEKYELKSLGSYKGDAGDEMRACEKSVFSVYYGLWNPYNSRPQINFNGKFYERTPTSDDPKDYLFWGRKCIQSVQMLVRPIENSN; from the exons atggaAGAAAATAAGTCGAATATCCAGtgcaatgaaaatatttcgGGATCTGACCCAGAGAAGAATTGG GTAAAtgattcaattaaatgtatgATTCAGCTactaaacattttcttttccgCAATCGAAAAGAAATGGCTTAACTTATTGACCTCTACTGATAACTCAATAAAAACCAATATGTATGAATTGTGTCATCTATTATCCACAATCATACATGATATAGATCCAGATACAGAAATAGCTGAACAAATAGCGTGGATGGAACCCAAACTCGAGAAAGAAAACGATCATATTGCGATGATAGAAGGCAAAGAACTTCAGATAGCATTACTAGAATCGAAAATATCGGAAAATGATAAGCTAATAGCAGAGATAGAACCCAAAATTAAGGACCAAGACAAACAAATATCTATGCTGGAGGCCCAAATAAAACTCATGATCAATGAGAAAGATGATCTA ATAGAGAACCATGAAGAGCACAAGGCGATTATTAAAAACAAGGATGATCAGATAGCAATGCTAATATCAGACATAAAAGATAtcaatagacaaataaataaaaaagatcaAACAATA agtaaattaaataaacaaatccaAGTATATTACAAAATGCATACTAAATACGAacctaaaataaaactaatacgTTTTCCTAGTCTTGAGCCGTTTAAGCCAACCTGGGACAATAAAATCGCTGGACCAGGTTGGATTGTCATACAGCGTCGAACTGATGGAAGTATCAGCTTTGATAAAAATTGGAATGCTTGGAAAGATGGATTTGGTGATCCTAATGGAGATTTTTGGCTTGGACTGGAAAGGTTGCACAGAATAACAACATATCAACAACATGAGCTTTATATACACATGGTTAATCACAATATGAAAACAAGATTTGCGCAATATAACAACTTTGTTGTGGGCAGCGTTGATGAGAAATATGAACTAAAGTCATTGGGTTCTTATAAAGGAGATGCTGGTGATGAGATGCGGGCTTGTGAAAAATCAGTCTTTTCTGTCTACTATGGTCTGTGGAATCCATATAACTCTCGTCCTCAAAT tAACTTCAATGGGAAATTTTACGAAAGAACCCCTACATCGGACGATCCGAAAGATTACCTTTTTTGGGGACGCAAATGTATACAATCTGTACAAATGTTGGTAAGACCGATAGAAAATTCCAATTGA
- the LOC117787021 gene encoding angiopoietin-related protein 1-like isoform X4, protein MEENKSNIQCNENISGSDPEKNWPTWDNKIAGPGWIVIQRRTDGSISFDKNWNAWKDGFGDPNGDFWLGLERLHRITTYQQHELYIHMVNHNMKTRFAQYNNFVVGSVDEKYELKSLGSYKGDAGDEMRACEKSVFSVYYGLWNPYNSRPQINFNGKFYERTPTSDDPKDYLFWGRKCIQSVQMLVRPIENSN, encoded by the exons atggaAGAAAATAAGTCGAATATCCAGtgcaatgaaaatatttcgGGATCTGACCCAGAGAAGAATTGG CCAACCTGGGACAATAAAATCGCTGGACCAGGTTGGATTGTCATACAGCGTCGAACTGATGGAAGTATCAGCTTTGATAAAAATTGGAATGCTTGGAAAGATGGATTTGGTGATCCTAATGGAGATTTTTGGCTTGGACTGGAAAGGTTGCACAGAATAACAACATATCAACAACATGAGCTTTATATACACATGGTTAATCACAATATGAAAACAAGATTTGCGCAATATAACAACTTTGTTGTGGGCAGCGTTGATGAGAAATATGAACTAAAGTCATTGGGTTCTTATAAAGGAGATGCTGGTGATGAGATGCGGGCTTGTGAAAAATCAGTCTTTTCTGTCTACTATGGTCTGTGGAATCCATATAACTCTCGTCCTCAAAT tAACTTCAATGGGAAATTTTACGAAAGAACCCCTACATCGGACGATCCGAAAGATTACCTTTTTTGGGGACGCAAATGTATACAATCTGTACAAATGTTGGTAAGACCGATAGAAAATTCCAATTGA
- the LOC117787021 gene encoding fibrinogen-like protein 1 isoform X3, translated as MEENKSNIQCNENISGSDPEKNWVNDSIKCMIQLLNIFFSAIEKKWLNLLTSTDNSIKTNMYELCHLLSTIIHDIDPDTEIAEQIAWMEPKLEKENDHIAMIEGKELQIALLESKISENDKLIAEIEPKIKDQDKQISMLEAQIKLMINEKDDLIENHEEHKAIIKNKDDQIAMLISDIKDINRQINKKDQTISKLNKQIQVYYKMHTKYEPKIKLIRFPSLEPFKPTWDNKIAGPGWIVIQRRTDGSISFDKNWNAWKDGFGDPNGDFWLGLERLHRITTYQQHELYIHMVNHNMKTRFAQYNNFVVGSVDEKYELKSLGSYKGDAGDEMRACEKSVFSVYYGLWNPYNSRPQM; from the exons atggaAGAAAATAAGTCGAATATCCAGtgcaatgaaaatatttcgGGATCTGACCCAGAGAAGAATTGG GTAAAtgattcaattaaatgtatgATTCAGCTactaaacattttcttttccgCAATCGAAAAGAAATGGCTTAACTTATTGACCTCTACTGATAACTCAATAAAAACCAATATGTATGAATTGTGTCATCTATTATCCACAATCATACATGATATAGATCCAGATACAGAAATAGCTGAACAAATAGCGTGGATGGAACCCAAACTCGAGAAAGAAAACGATCATATTGCGATGATAGAAGGCAAAGAACTTCAGATAGCATTACTAGAATCGAAAATATCGGAAAATGATAAGCTAATAGCAGAGATAGAACCCAAAATTAAGGACCAAGACAAACAAATATCTATGCTGGAGGCCCAAATAAAACTCATGATCAATGAGAAAGATGATCTA ATAGAGAACCATGAAGAGCACAAGGCGATTATTAAAAACAAGGATGATCAGATAGCAATGCTAATATCAGACATAAAAGATAtcaatagacaaataaataaaaaagatcaAACAATA agtaaattaaataaacaaatccaAGTATATTACAAAATGCATACTAAATACGAacctaaaataaaactaatacgTTTTCCTAGTCTTGAGCCGTTTAAGCCAACCTGGGACAATAAAATCGCTGGACCAGGTTGGATTGTCATACAGCGTCGAACTGATGGAAGTATCAGCTTTGATAAAAATTGGAATGCTTGGAAAGATGGATTTGGTGATCCTAATGGAGATTTTTGGCTTGGACTGGAAAGGTTGCACAGAATAACAACATATCAACAACATGAGCTTTATATACACATGGTTAATCACAATATGAAAACAAGATTTGCGCAATATAACAACTTTGTTGTGGGCAGCGTTGATGAGAAATATGAACTAAAGTCATTGGGTTCTTATAAAGGAGATGCTGGTGATGAGATGCGGGCTTGTGAAAAATCAGTCTTTTCTGTCTACTATGGTCTGTGGAATCCATATAACTCTCGTCCTCAAATGTAA
- the LOC117787019 gene encoding uncharacterized protein LOC117787019, translating to MSDGALNFVSMDAVNKTDQRNRKRSFLITVDDNGKIEVNPKDETLKETCNFQQKKSNLKIKKASRTGKQRIRIALIEENADSSEEDQEVAEDKNDVLSLDAQSFEAMHDRFIRIYNKNLHGKPSFVVLEDALVRKRIEDTLQDHYSRTTCHCHAQQQTSSCDIGAHTGSQTDEFLLQYALRSQIKGHSRGCQATDVNIGSPQANNSKRNLQVPSLRRLNQVHHSNQSEATATSNTTAPHVTISFVPPNAATVPAVVQPQQQPLQQQLLLPATSQSQVHCCSSHCACGNCNNCCLQLPANSSSCAACFLKSQQQHPQQQHLGISSNYVNNCHSNCCLLRPSLAQATLGYCMPGHCSQQMLLVPETSTQQQRLDYSISNWPTQSYNPCHYYPMPTCNMAAFGVPHCASCHMPQAQQQLQQQHVSQTDSSNMDNSFATSHPLNPTTTEPQSKSGLSKMKESNKLEQPKELGNSVSQKINKKERSKATPSKLYMARFGRTCLILKPNVSSMPPRLHTKPISRTTSDMALSQK from the coding sequence atgTCAGACGGGGCTCTGAATTTTGTGTCCATGGACGCCGTTAATAAAACAGATCAGCGCAATAGGAAACGCAGCTTTCTCATCACTGTAGACGATAATGGGAAGATCGAAGTCAACCCTAAAGATGAGACGCTGAAGGAAACTTGCAActtccaacaaaaaaaaagcaatctCAAAATAAAGAAGGCATCGCGAACAGGAAAACAGCGGATACGTATAGCACTGATCGAGGAGAATGCGGACAGCTCTGAGGAGGATCAGGAGGTGGCTGAAGACAAGAACGATGTGCTGAGCCTTGATGCGCAGTCCTTTGAGGCAATGCATGATCGGTTTATTAGAATCTACAATAAGAATCTCCACGGCAAGCCGAGCTTTGTGGTGCTGGAGGATGCTCTGGTGCGCAAGCGTATCGAGGATACGCTGCAGGATCACTACAGTCGCACCACCTGCCATTGCCATGCCCAGCAACAGACATCGTCCTGCGACATTGGCGCCCACACAGGATCCCAGACCGATGAGTTCTTGCTGCAATACGCTCTGCGCTCTCAGATCAAGGGACACAGCAGAGGCTGCCAGGCAACCGATGTCAATATTGGGAGTCCCcaggccaacaacagcaaaaggaaCCTCCAGGTACCCTCCCTACGTCGGCTGAACCAAGTGCACCACAGCAATCAatcagaagcaacagcaacgagcAATACCACTGCACCACATGTAACCATCAGTTTTGTACCACCGAATGCAGCAACCGTGCCTGCTGTTGTccaaccacagcaacagccactacaacaacaattattgcTGCCAGCAACCAGTCAGAGTCAAGTCCATTGTTGCAGTAGCCACTGCGCTTGTGGTAACTGCAACAATTGCTGTCTGCAATTGCCAGCAAATAGTAGCAGCTGCGCCGCCTGCTTTTTGAAgtcgcaacagcaacaccccCAACAGCAGCACCTTGGAATATCATCAAATTATGTAAACAATTGTCACAGTAATTGTTGCTTGTTGAGGCCATCGTTGGCACAGGCCACACTCGGATATTGCATGCCCGGCCATTGCAGCCAGCAGATGTTGCTAGTACCGGAAACATCGACCCAGCAGCAACGTCTGGATTATTCCATTTCCAATTGGCCTACACAATCCTATAATCCCTGTCACTACTATCCGATGCCCACATGCAACATGGCTGCATTCGGAGTGCCACATTGTGCTagttgccacatgccacaagcgcaacaacagctacagcagcaacatgtctCTCAAactgacagcagcaacatggaTAACAGTTTTGCAACCTCTCATCCTTTAAATCCAACCACTACGGAGCCACAATCTAAATCAGGACTTTCTAAAATGAAGGAGAGCAACAAGCTGGAGCAACCAAAGGAGTTGGGAAACAGTGTCTCCcagaaaattaataagaaagaGCGTTCCAAGGCGACGCCATCTAAACTCTACATGGCACGTTTTGGACGCACCTGCTTGATACTGAAACCCAACGTATCTTCAATGCCACCCCGTCTGCACACAAAGCCCATTAGTCGTACCACCTCGGATATGGCTTTGTCACAGAAGTGA